CGAAAGCACCGATTACAGCATCAAAAACACACCCTACAAAAACGGGAAAGGCGATGTTCTGGACGAACTGGCCAAAGCCTGTTTTCAAAGAGGAATGCGGCTGGGTGTATATATTTACCCGGGCGATGATACCTGGGGCGCATACCTGGGCGGAGGCGGGAAAACTAAAGATCCGTCAAAACAAGAAGCCTATAATAAGGTGCTTCGAATGCAATGGGAAGAAGTCCTTTCGAGATACGGAAATCAGATTCACGAAATCTGGTACGATGGAGGATTGGTCGTTCCTCTTGAAGATATTGTAAAAAAGTACGCGCCTAACGCTATTGTGTTTCAGGGACCGTTTGCCAGCATTCGATGGGTGGGTAACGAACAGGGAATTGCACCTTACCCGGCATGGAACAGTGTGAAAGCCAAAGATGCAAAAACTGGTGTTGCAACCGGAGATCATGGCGATCCTGACGGTGAAGTATGGATGCCGCTTGAGGTAGATGTTACGCTGAAAAATCACAACTGGTTTTGGAGTCCCACCAATTACAAGAATCTGCGGAATCTGGATCAGCTCATGGAGATTTACTATAAATCAGTTGGCCGCGGAGGTTTGTTGTTGCTGAATGCTGCGCCGGATACCACCGGTCTGATCCCGGCGGTGGATATGAAATTGTACAAACAATTTGGCGATGAAATTAACCGCCGCTTTGGAAATAGCCTTGCGTCAACTTCAGGGAAAGGAGAAAGTTTAGAATTGAAACTAGTCCGACCTGAAAAAATCGACCATGTAATTATTCAGGAAGATATTGTATTCGGCGAACGGATCAGGGAATATATAATTGAAGGACAAAGTGGAGGTAAATGGATTGAACTCGCAAATGGAACATCCATCGGATATAAACGTATTGAACGGTTTAATGCTGTCGAAGTGAGCGCAATCAGGGTTCGCTTTACCCAATTTTCCTATCAACCAGTTATCAAAAAATTGTCAGCCTATTACGTTGGCGGGAATGCTGCTGTAGCTTTTCAGGATAAAAAGGATGAAGTCCTGGTTGATGCCAAAGTCTTGGATAAATCTGGGAAATTCGAAGTAGATCTTTCCGGCTTCATCAAAATGGCAGGGCAATATAAACTGGTTATTCGTACCGGCGAAAATGAAAATCTAAACATTCGTTCCTCCAACTTGATTTTGCAGGGTATCTCCACTCCGGGGTTCACCCGTGAAAACCCAGATGGAAGCTGCAATATCAACATCACTGCCCATCCTTCAGGGGGAAAAGGATCGATAATACTGACCGGACAGGTTAGTGCGGAAAAACAAACATCTCATCAGAAAGTCAAATTTTATATCTTGAAAAAATGACCGAAAAATTTACTGTTATAGCGCTGTTTCTGCTTTTGTGTGCCGAAGTGTTTGGACAAACAAT
Above is a window of Bacteroidota bacterium DNA encoding:
- a CDS encoding alpha-L-fucosidase yields the protein MKKIKGIICVFSLLVLFQSKSINAQTGLVHKPALPSPQQVQWQNMERTMFVHFAPNTWQGTELDNRSTPLSRINPTKLDVNQWIDAAESFGAKMIIFVAKHVGGFCMWQTESTDYSIKNTPYKNGKGDVLDELAKACFQRGMRLGVYIYPGDDTWGAYLGGGGKTKDPSKQEAYNKVLRMQWEEVLSRYGNQIHEIWYDGGLVVPLEDIVKKYAPNAIVFQGPFASIRWVGNEQGIAPYPAWNSVKAKDAKTGVATGDHGDPDGEVWMPLEVDVTLKNHNWFWSPTNYKNLRNLDQLMEIYYKSVGRGGLLLLNAAPDTTGLIPAVDMKLYKQFGDEINRRFGNSLASTSGKGESLELKLVRPEKIDHVIIQEDIVFGERIREYIIEGQSGGKWIELANGTSIGYKRIERFNAVEVSAIRVRFTQFSYQPVIKKLSAYYVGGNAAVAFQDKKDEVLVDAKVLDKSGKFEVDLSGFIKMAGQYKLVIRTGENENLNIRSSNLILQGISTPGFTRENPDGSCNINITAHPSGGKGSIILTGQVSAEKQTSHQKVKFYILKK